A genomic segment from Nocardiopsis sp. Huas11 encodes:
- a CDS encoding ATP-dependent RecD-like DNA helicase: protein MSETVEQVSAVLDRMGAPPALASRLAAALGPGGATELAANPWLLLRLPQVTVEQADFCARKALGEAARPDDPRRLSALTAHVLRMSARRGHTVVEEKRLATIVGQLGVPRPSDALEAAVADESAVVLESMEDSDDDFDFEEGGVPEIPDSERYYALPDVGHAEQRLGDQLLRLMTGNEPIMDAMTAAETVDEAADKGGFTVADPTRQALVTATLRPVTVLWHGPGDAGEVARALLCLHAIAADSQVGIAVAAPTAQAAAELNADLAAVAEEPPVRAVSLPELLAQAPVTAGLVVLQESMSVGAARAAELVSACGDDTHLVLLADPRQAPSATPGQVAVDVAASRTAHAGEVTAPGEPGPIAELALGVAEGDVPDVAAPDREIVRVPAASAEEAAHRVVQLLTDSIPRALGVDPEHTQVIASREDGPAGARALNAACKERLNPGPGAHGGLDVGDRVLLAADGPGYGPGDTGYLREAGERTVVELSGGRRVEVADPSALCPGWAVTVAAAHGGRWTAVVGVFPPEVPVSRPQVYTVLTRAVRHVSLVDATDGGLATGVRDNASAQRTTRLARILREG from the coding sequence GTGTCCGAGACAGTCGAACAGGTCAGCGCAGTCCTCGACCGGATGGGTGCGCCCCCCGCCCTGGCGTCCCGGCTGGCGGCCGCGCTGGGCCCAGGGGGCGCCACCGAGTTGGCGGCCAACCCCTGGCTCCTGCTGCGCCTGCCCCAGGTGACCGTCGAGCAGGCCGACTTCTGCGCCCGCAAGGCCCTGGGCGAGGCCGCCCGCCCCGACGACCCGCGCCGGCTCTCCGCCCTGACCGCCCACGTCCTGCGGATGTCCGCGCGGCGCGGGCACACGGTCGTGGAGGAGAAGCGGCTGGCCACCATCGTGGGCCAGCTGGGCGTGCCCCGCCCCTCGGACGCGCTGGAGGCGGCCGTGGCCGACGAGAGCGCCGTGGTGCTGGAGAGCATGGAGGACTCCGACGACGACTTCGACTTCGAGGAGGGCGGGGTCCCGGAGATCCCCGACTCCGAGCGGTACTACGCCCTGCCCGACGTGGGCCACGCCGAACAGCGTCTGGGCGACCAGCTGCTGCGCCTCATGACCGGCAACGAGCCGATCATGGACGCGATGACCGCCGCCGAGACCGTCGACGAGGCCGCCGACAAGGGCGGGTTCACCGTCGCCGATCCGACGCGCCAGGCGCTGGTCACGGCGACGCTGCGCCCGGTGACCGTGCTCTGGCACGGGCCGGGCGACGCGGGCGAGGTGGCGCGGGCCCTGCTGTGCCTGCACGCGATCGCCGCCGACAGCCAGGTGGGGATCGCGGTGGCGGCGCCCACCGCCCAGGCCGCGGCGGAGCTCAACGCCGACCTGGCGGCCGTGGCCGAGGAACCGCCGGTGCGCGCGGTCTCCCTGCCCGAACTGCTCGCCCAGGCGCCGGTCACCGCCGGGCTGGTGGTGCTCCAGGAGTCGATGTCGGTGGGGGCGGCGCGGGCCGCCGAGCTGGTCTCGGCGTGCGGCGACGACACCCACCTGGTCCTGCTGGCCGACCCCCGCCAGGCGCCCTCCGCCACACCGGGCCAGGTCGCGGTGGACGTGGCCGCCTCGCGCACCGCCCACGCGGGCGAGGTCACGGCCCCGGGCGAGCCGGGACCGATCGCGGAGCTGGCCCTGGGCGTGGCCGAAGGTGACGTGCCGGACGTGGCGGCCCCCGACCGGGAGATCGTGCGGGTGCCGGCCGCCTCGGCGGAGGAGGCGGCGCACCGGGTGGTGCAGCTGCTCACCGACTCGATCCCGCGCGCACTGGGCGTGGACCCCGAGCACACGCAGGTCATCGCGTCGCGAGAGGATGGCCCGGCGGGAGCCCGGGCGCTCAACGCGGCGTGCAAGGAGCGTCTGAACCCGGGGCCGGGCGCGCACGGCGGGCTGGACGTGGGCGACCGTGTGCTACTGGCGGCCGACGGCCCGGGGTACGGCCCCGGGGACACCGGCTACCTGCGCGAGGCGGGCGAGCGGACCGTGGTCGAACTCTCCGGCGGCCGTCGGGTGGAGGTCGCCGACCCCTCGGCCCTGTGCCCGGGGTGGGCGGTCACCGTGGCCGCGGCGCACGGGGGCCGCTGGACGGCCGTGGTGGGCGTGTTCCCGCCGGAGGTGCCGGTGTCCCGGCCGCAGGTCTACACGGTGCTGACCCGGGCGGTGCGCCACGTGTCGCTGGTGGACGCCACCGACGGCGGTCTGGCCACGGGTGTGCGCGACAACGCCTCCGCCCAGCGCACGACCCGCCTGGCCCGCATCCTGCGCGAGGGCTGA
- a CDS encoding MarR family winged helix-turn-helix transcriptional regulator, which translates to MAPDTADRSPLEGAGTGQDPEPSPPTTLGWSLAVVLRHWHERTETVLADIPHGARGYHVLTSTAHGEPPTQAALAERLLIDRSVMTYLIDDLESAGLVRRRVDPEDRRVRRVCATEAGRTVLADARRRVDLVEDHVLAGLDEAARSRFRVFADSAATAIQARSPETDPCAAVTEAVQGGSGPARSGRRSRG; encoded by the coding sequence ATGGCACCCGACACCGCGGACCGCTCCCCCCTGGAGGGAGCCGGCACGGGCCAGGACCCGGAGCCCTCCCCGCCGACCACCCTGGGCTGGTCGCTGGCGGTCGTGCTGCGCCACTGGCACGAGCGCACCGAGACCGTCCTGGCCGACATTCCGCACGGCGCCCGCGGCTACCACGTGCTCACGTCGACCGCCCACGGCGAACCGCCCACCCAGGCGGCGCTGGCCGAGCGCCTGCTCATCGACCGCAGTGTCATGACCTACCTGATCGACGACCTGGAGTCGGCGGGACTGGTGCGCCGCCGGGTCGATCCCGAGGACCGCCGGGTCCGGCGCGTGTGCGCCACCGAGGCCGGCCGCACCGTGCTCGCCGACGCCCGCCGCCGCGTCGACCTGGTCGAGGACCACGTCCTGGCCGGGCTGGACGAGGCGGCCCGGAGCCGGTTCCGCGTGTTCGCCGACAGCGCGGCCACCGCCATCCAGGCCCGCTCCCCCGAGACGGATCCGTGCGCGGCGGTCACCGAGGCCGTCCAGGGCGGATCCGGTCCCGCCCGGAGCGGACGCCGATCACGCGGGTGA
- a CDS encoding LLM class flavin-dependent oxidoreductase — translation MPDYGHALEFGTFVTPSAQDPERAVTLAVLTESAGLDFVGFQDHPYNPGLLDTWTLLSWVAARTTRLRLTGNVLNLPLRPPAMLARAAAGLDLLSKGRVELALGAGAFWDAIEAMGTPRRTPREAVDALSEAIDLIRQIWDTEGRGGVRLDGEHYSAHGMKRGPAPAHEIGIALGAYKPRMLRLVGAKADGWLPSLSYMDTADLPAAHRTIDEAAAEAGRDPRRIRRQINIQGAFLPTGREFLQGPAEQWVDDLLPLVLEHGFATFHLASDDPRAIQTFGAEVAPALREAVERERGTAGTPTGPVRPPAVLAARHPGIDYDGVPGELRDTAVEPGDRSYARVRHTYIHPGRPGLVLRPTTPEEAARALAYAREQDAPLAVRSGGHGISGRSTNDGGVVIDLGAMNGVEVLDPASGRIRAGAGARWAQVARTLEPHGLALSSGDYGGVGVGGLATAGGIGYMSRSQGLTLDNVTAAEVVTADGRLVRADAAHHPDLFWALRGAGGNFGIVTSVELSAHPVDAVVFAQLVYDAADTPALLRAWGQVQEAAPREVTGFLYVAPARGDQGPMAQATIVHAAPGTGGEVDTDRAAAAIEPFLTVAPVLDQRASLAPYAAILPFADAPHAGAGGGAFRSGLMEHLTARAAEGLADVLDSGDAMLVQVRSVGGAVNDVPADATAYAHRTQNFSVTAVGSKRRVASLDQRWRELGADMEGLYLNFETRTGPEVLAQAFPEPALSRLRALKAQYDPENVFSQNFPIPPAATGR, via the coding sequence ATGCCCGACTACGGACACGCCCTGGAGTTCGGCACGTTCGTCACGCCCTCCGCCCAGGACCCCGAGCGCGCCGTGACGCTGGCCGTGCTCACCGAGTCGGCGGGGCTGGACTTCGTCGGGTTCCAGGACCACCCCTACAACCCGGGCCTCCTCGACACCTGGACGCTGCTCAGCTGGGTGGCGGCCCGCACCACCCGCCTGCGCCTGACCGGCAACGTGCTCAACCTGCCCCTGCGCCCGCCCGCGATGCTCGCCCGCGCCGCCGCCGGCCTGGACCTGCTCTCCAAGGGCCGGGTCGAGCTGGCCCTGGGCGCCGGCGCCTTCTGGGACGCCATCGAGGCCATGGGCACGCCGCGCCGTACACCACGGGAGGCCGTCGACGCCCTGAGCGAGGCCATCGACCTCATCCGGCAGATCTGGGACACCGAGGGCCGCGGCGGCGTCCGACTGGACGGCGAGCACTACTCCGCGCACGGCATGAAGCGCGGGCCGGCCCCGGCCCACGAGATCGGCATCGCCCTGGGCGCCTACAAGCCGCGCATGCTGCGCCTGGTCGGCGCCAAGGCCGACGGCTGGCTGCCCAGCCTGTCCTACATGGACACCGCCGACCTGCCCGCGGCCCACCGCACGATCGACGAGGCCGCCGCCGAGGCAGGCCGCGACCCCCGGCGCATCCGGCGTCAGATCAACATCCAGGGCGCCTTCCTGCCCACGGGACGGGAGTTCCTCCAGGGCCCCGCCGAGCAGTGGGTCGACGACCTGCTGCCCCTGGTCCTCGAACACGGCTTCGCCACCTTCCACCTGGCCTCCGACGACCCCCGCGCCATCCAGACCTTCGGCGCCGAGGTCGCGCCCGCGCTGCGCGAAGCCGTCGAGCGCGAACGCGGGACCGCCGGCACCCCGACCGGCCCCGTCCGGCCCCCGGCCGTGCTGGCCGCGCGGCACCCCGGCATCGACTACGACGGCGTGCCCGGTGAGCTGCGCGACACCGCCGTCGAACCCGGCGACCGCTCCTACGCCCGCGTGCGCCACACCTACATCCACCCGGGCCGCCCCGGCCTGGTCCTGCGCCCCACCACGCCTGAGGAGGCCGCACGTGCCCTGGCCTACGCCCGCGAGCAGGACGCGCCGCTGGCCGTGCGCAGCGGCGGCCACGGGATCAGCGGCCGCTCCACCAACGACGGAGGCGTGGTGATCGACCTGGGCGCGATGAACGGCGTCGAGGTCCTCGACCCCGCCTCGGGCCGGATCCGGGCCGGGGCCGGCGCGCGCTGGGCCCAGGTCGCGCGGACGCTGGAGCCACACGGCCTGGCGCTCTCCTCCGGCGACTACGGGGGCGTGGGCGTGGGCGGCCTGGCCACCGCCGGCGGTATCGGCTACATGTCCCGCAGCCAGGGCCTGACCCTGGACAACGTCACCGCCGCGGAGGTGGTCACCGCCGACGGCCGCCTGGTGCGCGCCGACGCCGCGCACCACCCCGACCTGTTCTGGGCGTTGCGCGGCGCCGGGGGCAACTTCGGGATCGTCACCTCGGTGGAGCTGAGCGCCCACCCGGTCGACGCGGTCGTGTTCGCCCAGCTGGTCTACGACGCCGCCGACACCCCCGCGCTGCTGCGCGCCTGGGGCCAGGTGCAGGAGGCGGCCCCGCGCGAGGTCACCGGGTTCCTGTACGTGGCGCCGGCGCGCGGCGACCAGGGGCCGATGGCCCAGGCCACGATCGTCCACGCGGCGCCGGGCACCGGCGGCGAGGTCGACACCGACCGGGCCGCCGCCGCGATCGAGCCCTTCCTCACCGTGGCCCCCGTCCTGGACCAGCGGGCGAGCCTGGCGCCCTACGCCGCCATCCTGCCCTTCGCGGACGCCCCGCACGCCGGAGCCGGGGGAGGGGCCTTCCGCAGCGGGCTGATGGAGCACCTCACCGCCCGCGCGGCCGAGGGGCTGGCCGACGTGCTCGACTCCGGGGACGCGATGCTGGTCCAGGTGCGGTCCGTGGGCGGCGCGGTCAACGACGTCCCCGCCGACGCCACCGCCTACGCCCACCGCACCCAGAACTTCTCCGTGACGGCGGTGGGCTCCAAGCGCCGGGTGGCGTCCCTGGACCAGCGCTGGCGGGAGCTGGGCGCGGACATGGAAGGGCTCTACCTCAACTTCGAGACCCGCACCGGTCCCGAGGTCCTGGCCCAGGCCTTCCCCGAACCGGCCCTGTCGCGACTGCGCGCCCTCAAGGCCCAGTACGACCCGGAGAACGTGTTCTCGCAGAACTTCCCGATCCCGCCCGCCGCCACCGGCCGGTGA
- a CDS encoding aldo/keto reductase: protein MEQRQVGRSGLWVSRTALGTMTWGQDTSEEEAGQQLTAFVDAGGTLVDTADIYTGGQSERILGRLLRGSVRREDVVVATKTGHTPEAYRPVDGSRRHLLASLDASLRRLQTDYVDLWQLHVFDPATPPEESLAAMETAVAAGKARYVGAGDLEAWQFSTLATWQRARAGRVPLVSVGAEYSLLNRGADRSLRPAAAQAQAHVIAWSPLGRGVLSAKYRNGVPPDSRGAFPHMAPYVEPYLDDHSRRVVESVCTAAEGLGVSPLAVALSWARDQEGVAAAVVGPRTLPQLQEILSVEGVELPPKIRDALDDATSAR, encoded by the coding sequence ATGGAACAGCGACAGGTGGGCAGATCAGGACTCTGGGTGTCACGCACCGCTCTGGGCACGATGACCTGGGGGCAGGACACCTCAGAGGAGGAGGCCGGGCAGCAGCTCACCGCGTTCGTGGACGCGGGCGGCACCCTCGTGGACACCGCGGACATCTACACCGGCGGCCAGAGCGAGCGGATCCTGGGGCGCCTGCTGCGCGGCTCGGTGCGCCGTGAGGACGTGGTGGTGGCCACCAAGACCGGGCACACCCCCGAGGCCTACCGTCCCGTGGACGGCTCCCGCCGCCACCTGCTCGCGTCCCTGGACGCCTCCCTGCGCCGGTTGCAGACCGACTACGTCGACCTGTGGCAGCTGCACGTGTTCGACCCGGCCACCCCGCCGGAGGAGTCGCTGGCCGCCATGGAGACCGCCGTCGCCGCGGGCAAGGCGCGCTACGTGGGCGCCGGCGACCTGGAGGCGTGGCAGTTCTCGACCCTGGCGACCTGGCAGCGCGCCCGCGCGGGCCGGGTCCCGCTGGTGAGCGTGGGCGCGGAGTACTCGCTGCTCAACCGGGGCGCCGACCGGTCGCTGCGGCCGGCGGCGGCGCAGGCGCAGGCGCACGTGATCGCGTGGTCGCCGCTGGGGCGCGGGGTGCTCAGCGCCAAGTACCGCAACGGCGTCCCGCCGGACTCGCGCGGCGCCTTCCCCCACATGGCGCCGTACGTGGAGCCCTACCTGGACGACCACAGCCGGCGGGTCGTGGAGTCGGTGTGCACGGCCGCCGAGGGCCTGGGGGTCTCGCCGCTGGCCGTCGCGCTGAGCTGGGCGCGCGACCAGGAGGGCGTGGCCGCGGCCGTCGTGGGGCCGCGGACCCTGCCCCAGCTCCAGGAGATCCTGAGCGTGGAGGGCGTGGAGCTGCCGCCCAAGATCCGCGACGCCCTCGACGACGCGACGTCGGCCCGCTAG
- a CDS encoding MSMEG_4193 family putative phosphomutase: MTDATGPRLAGRAPGLHLNDTGRAQAADAARRLSGLRPAALVSSPLERCQETAQAIALHLGTAVTTDERFIECDYGSWTGRNLSDLAEEPLWRVVQDHPSAARFPGGESLAASSARAVAAVRDWNTRLLQEHGDAGDDAPPVYAVCSHGDIIKAIVADALGMHLDVFQRLRVDPGSVTSITYTRTRPFLNVLNDTGASLVGGLPTRAEARGDAAVGGGAGGGEPDTEPS, translated from the coding sequence ATGACCGACGCCACCGGACCACGCCTGGCCGGGCGCGCACCGGGGCTGCACCTCAACGACACCGGCCGCGCCCAGGCCGCCGACGCGGCCCGGCGCCTGAGCGGACTGCGCCCGGCCGCACTGGTCTCCAGCCCGCTGGAACGCTGCCAGGAGACCGCGCAGGCGATCGCCCTGCACCTGGGTACCGCCGTCACCACCGACGAGCGCTTCATCGAGTGCGACTACGGCAGTTGGACCGGCCGGAACCTGTCCGATCTGGCCGAGGAACCCCTGTGGAGGGTGGTCCAGGACCACCCCAGCGCCGCCCGTTTCCCGGGCGGGGAGTCGCTGGCCGCCTCCTCCGCGCGGGCCGTGGCCGCGGTGCGGGACTGGAACACCCGGCTGCTCCAGGAGCACGGGGACGCGGGGGACGACGCGCCGCCGGTCTACGCGGTGTGCAGCCACGGCGACATCATCAAGGCGATCGTGGCCGACGCCCTGGGCATGCACCTGGACGTGTTCCAGCGGCTGCGGGTGGATCCGGGGTCGGTGACGTCGATCACCTACACCCGGACGCGCCCGTTCCTGAACGTGCTCAACGACACGGGGGCGAGCCTGGTCGGCGGCCTGCCCACCCGGGCCGAGGCGCGGGGGGACGCCGCCGTCGGCGGCGGCGCGGGCGGCGGCGAACCCGACACCGAGCCCTCCTGA
- a CDS encoding SgcJ/EcaC family oxidoreductase produces MTDSAPVHALVQSFEDAFNAHDPVALGEHFADDSLWTNAAGKRMRGREAVIAFGREVIARLADAYARYEVVDLLEIGPDVVAAHVAQRPVDAEGRPTDAPGASAVYVFARQGQDWRIVVGQNTIAAG; encoded by the coding sequence ATGACCGACAGCGCCCCCGTCCACGCCCTCGTCCAGAGCTTCGAGGACGCCTTCAACGCCCACGACCCGGTCGCGCTGGGAGAGCACTTCGCCGACGACTCCCTGTGGACCAACGCCGCGGGCAAGCGCATGCGCGGACGCGAGGCCGTCATCGCGTTCGGCCGGGAGGTCATTGCGAGACTCGCCGACGCCTACGCGCGCTACGAGGTCGTCGACCTGCTGGAGATCGGCCCGGACGTGGTCGCCGCGCACGTGGCGCAGCGGCCCGTCGACGCCGAGGGCCGACCGACCGACGCCCCGGGCGCCAGCGCCGTCTACGTCTTCGCCCGCCAGGGCCAGGACTGGCGCATCGTCGTGGGCCAGAACACCATCGCCGCCGGGTGA
- a CDS encoding DUF3090 domain-containing protein yields the protein MPVFQFNPPDRFVAGTVGQPGDRTFFLQAVGEGRITSVVLEKAQVEALATRIEELLEEVHRRFGAPPDDTSPPEDDGPLEQPIEQDFRVGTLALAWDAEAARVIIEAQEIDETAGEDVVEDDEEEELEVFAEDAPAHRDVLRVYLTPGAARAFAGRALKVVSAGRPDCPLCGRPLDPNGHICARQNGYRPDRLV from the coding sequence ATGCCCGTATTCCAGTTCAATCCGCCGGACCGGTTCGTGGCCGGAACCGTGGGCCAGCCGGGAGACCGCACCTTCTTCCTGCAGGCCGTGGGGGAAGGCCGCATCACCAGCGTCGTCCTCGAGAAGGCACAGGTCGAGGCGTTGGCGACCCGGATCGAGGAGTTGCTGGAAGAGGTGCACCGCCGTTTCGGCGCGCCGCCCGACGACACCTCCCCGCCGGAGGACGACGGTCCGCTGGAGCAGCCCATCGAACAGGACTTCCGCGTGGGCACCCTGGCCCTGGCCTGGGACGCCGAGGCCGCGCGGGTGATCATCGAGGCCCAGGAGATCGACGAGACCGCGGGCGAGGACGTCGTCGAGGACGACGAGGAGGAGGAGCTCGAGGTCTTCGCCGAGGACGCGCCCGCGCACCGGGACGTCCTGCGCGTCTACCTCACCCCGGGAGCCGCGCGCGCGTTCGCCGGTCGCGCCCTCAAGGTCGTCTCCGCCGGCCGCCCCGACTGCCCGCTGTGCGGCCGTCCCCTGGACCCCAACGGCCACATCTGTGCCCGTCAGAACGGCTACCGACCGGACCGCCTCGTCTGA
- a CDS encoding SCO1664 family protein, whose amino-acid sequence MTADAFEGLTPALGLDLVRTGEITVEGRLTSASNTTLYCTVSDGTRSAACVYKPVAGERPLWDFPDGTLAGREVSAYAVSEALGWSVVPPTVHRDGPFGEGMVQLWVHGDTTVDLVALSRETDNRDLRRMAVFDAVINNSDRKIGHLLPTPGGHLYGCDHGVSFAEDYKLRTVLWQWQGQELAEDALEALETVHDALGNPASALSVELERHLTAPEAFAVRRRVELLIHHRVHPYPAPDWPSVPWPPV is encoded by the coding sequence ATGACCGCTGACGCCTTCGAAGGGCTGACACCCGCTCTGGGCCTGGACCTGGTGCGCACGGGCGAGATCACCGTGGAGGGGCGCCTGACCTCGGCCTCCAACACCACGCTGTACTGCACCGTCTCGGACGGGACGCGCTCGGCCGCGTGCGTGTACAAGCCCGTGGCGGGCGAGCGGCCGCTGTGGGACTTCCCCGACGGCACGCTGGCCGGACGCGAGGTGTCGGCCTACGCCGTCTCCGAGGCCCTGGGGTGGTCCGTCGTGCCGCCCACCGTCCACCGGGACGGGCCCTTCGGCGAGGGCATGGTGCAGCTGTGGGTGCACGGCGACACCACCGTCGACCTCGTCGCGCTGTCGCGGGAGACCGACAACCGCGACCTGCGGCGGATGGCGGTCTTCGACGCGGTCATCAACAACTCCGACCGCAAGATCGGCCACCTGCTGCCCACCCCCGGCGGACACCTCTACGGCTGCGACCACGGCGTGTCCTTCGCCGAGGACTACAAGCTGCGCACCGTGCTGTGGCAGTGGCAGGGCCAGGAGCTGGCCGAGGACGCCCTGGAGGCGCTGGAGACGGTGCACGACGCGCTGGGGAACCCCGCGAGCGCGTTGTCCGTCGAACTGGAGCGACACCTGACCGCACCGGAGGCCTTCGCCGTCCGCCGGCGGGTCGAGCTGCTGATCCACCACCGAGTGCACCCCTATCCGGCGCCCGACTGGCCCTCCGTGCCCTGGCCGCCGGTCTGA
- a CDS encoding HAD-IIA family hydrolase, which produces MGHVSNEIQWNYLFDMDGVLVREQHLIPGADALIAELRENGIPFMVLTNNSIYTPRDLRARLLNTGLDIPEESIWTSALATAQFLQTQRPNGTAYVVGESGLTTALHNVGYVMTESNPDYVVLGETRTYSFEAITRAIRLVRNGARFIATNPDETGPSPEGPLPATGAVAALIEKATGRRPYFVGKPNPLMMRSALRRIGAHSENTLMVGDRMDTDVLSGLEAGLQTVLVLSGISGRETADMFPYRPTRVIDSVKDLVGATADPFGQG; this is translated from the coding sequence ATGGGGCACGTGAGCAACGAAATCCAGTGGAACTACCTATTCGACATGGACGGTGTGCTCGTTCGCGAGCAGCACCTGATCCCCGGCGCGGACGCGTTGATCGCGGAGCTGCGCGAGAACGGGATCCCGTTCATGGTGTTGACCAACAACTCCATCTACACCCCGCGCGACCTGCGCGCACGTTTGCTCAACACGGGCCTGGACATCCCGGAGGAGTCCATCTGGACCTCGGCGCTGGCCACCGCCCAGTTCCTCCAGACCCAGCGACCCAACGGCACGGCCTACGTGGTGGGCGAGTCGGGTCTGACCACGGCCCTGCACAACGTCGGCTACGTCATGACCGAGAGCAATCCCGACTACGTGGTGCTGGGGGAGACCCGCACCTACAGCTTCGAGGCCATCACCCGCGCCATCCGGCTGGTGCGCAACGGCGCACGGTTCATCGCCACCAACCCCGACGAGACCGGCCCCAGCCCGGAGGGGCCGCTGCCGGCCACCGGCGCCGTCGCCGCGCTGATCGAGAAGGCCACCGGGCGGCGGCCCTACTTCGTGGGCAAGCCCAACCCGCTCATGATGCGCTCCGCGCTGCGGCGGATCGGCGCGCACTCCGAGAACACGCTGATGGTCGGTGACCGCATGGACACCGACGTGCTCAGCGGACTGGAGGCGGGCCTGCAGACCGTCCTGGTGCTGTCGGGGATCTCCGGCCGGGAGACGGCCGACATGTTCCCCTACCGGCCCACCCGGGTGATCGACTCGGTCAAGGACTTGGTGGGCGCCACGGCCGACCCCTTCGGCCAGGGCTGA
- a CDS encoding RNA polymerase-binding protein RbpA yields the protein MAERALRGTRLGATSYENDRNTDLAPRQEVTYDCTRGHRFAVTFATEAEIPAEWECRFCGDRALRRDGSGEEPKNVKPVRTHWDMLLERRSMEDLEEVLAERLALLRARRREEAAKVEELAKQRQSA from the coding sequence ATGGCCGAGCGAGCACTTCGCGGCACACGGCTCGGGGCGACGAGCTACGAGAACGACCGCAACACCGACCTGGCTCCGCGCCAGGAAGTCACCTACGACTGCACCCGGGGCCACCGCTTCGCGGTCACCTTCGCGACCGAGGCCGAGATCCCCGCCGAGTGGGAGTGCCGCTTCTGCGGCGACCGCGCCCTGCGCCGGGACGGCTCCGGTGAGGAGCCCAAGAACGTCAAGCCGGTGCGCACCCACTGGGACATGCTGCTGGAGCGCCGGAGCATGGAGGACCTGGAAGAGGTCCTGGCCGAGCGTCTGGCCCTGCTGCGCGCACGCCGCCGCGAGGAGGCGGCCAAGGTGGAGGAGCTCGCCAAGCAGCGGCAGAGCGCCTGA
- a CDS encoding ATP-binding protein has translation MTDIPPPHGTASARLAVPGWLYLPLLSLPLWAWALWTVPPAASAPVLVASAAALASLLVLALSLNRRDRRVRELTGEIAGLRADTAALAEDHLPRLAERLRQGDSAETALHRVPAPGDPGGRAVLSAVATQIAAAERRRASAMVACATAAGRVQALATTMLADLRRMQERHGDGAAGSGDDVLGDLMHLDHSTAQVGRIADSIAVLTGARSGRRWGRAIAMESIVRGAMGRIGDYRRVRVHNVCTQAVAGFAAEGVVHCVAEILDNAARFSPPTSEVHVHVEEVQAGIAVMVEDGGLVMGEEALERARRTVESGLDLATISGTRLGLAVVGQLAQRYGLSVSFRSSSRGGTAVVLLLPQKLIKPLPRPRIDSSAAPARGLAPSPASAFSAPVPSGTSAAADPTPPPAATPTATAADQAEKAENGLPQRRRGMTLAAAEKARPAPADSGPATPTKGFGAFRSAVRGQDPTGSSKDA, from the coding sequence ATGACTGACATCCCCCCACCCCACGGCACCGCCTCCGCACGGCTCGCCGTGCCGGGTTGGCTGTACCTCCCCCTCCTGAGCCTGCCCCTGTGGGCCTGGGCACTGTGGACGGTGCCACCCGCCGCGTCCGCCCCCGTCCTGGTCGCCTCCGCGGCCGCTCTGGCGTCGCTGCTCGTCCTGGCCCTGTCCCTCAACCGCCGCGACCGGCGCGTGCGCGAGCTGACCGGTGAGATCGCCGGCCTGCGCGCCGACACCGCCGCACTGGCCGAGGACCACCTGCCGCGACTGGCCGAACGGCTGCGCCAGGGCGACTCGGCCGAGACCGCGCTGCACCGGGTCCCCGCACCGGGCGACCCCGGAGGGCGGGCCGTGCTGAGCGCGGTCGCCACGCAGATCGCGGCGGCCGAGCGCCGCCGGGCCTCGGCCATGGTCGCCTGCGCCACCGCCGCCGGACGCGTCCAGGCACTGGCCACCACGATGCTCGCCGACCTGCGGCGGATGCAGGAGCGCCACGGCGACGGGGCCGCGGGCTCCGGCGACGACGTGCTGGGCGATCTGATGCACCTGGACCACAGCACCGCGCAGGTCGGCCGGATCGCCGACAGCATCGCGGTGCTCACGGGCGCCCGCTCGGGCCGCCGCTGGGGACGGGCCATCGCCATGGAGAGCATCGTGCGCGGCGCCATGGGGCGCATCGGCGACTACCGGCGCGTGCGGGTGCACAACGTCTGCACCCAGGCCGTGGCCGGATTCGCCGCCGAGGGCGTGGTCCACTGCGTGGCGGAGATCCTGGACAACGCCGCCCGGTTCTCACCGCCCACCTCCGAGGTGCACGTCCACGTCGAGGAGGTCCAGGCCGGGATCGCGGTGATGGTCGAGGACGGCGGACTCGTCATGGGCGAGGAGGCCCTGGAACGGGCCCGCCGGACCGTGGAGTCCGGCCTGGACCTGGCCACCATCTCCGGAACCCGCCTCGGACTGGCGGTCGTGGGGCAGCTCGCCCAGCGCTACGGGCTGTCGGTGTCCTTCCGCTCCTCCTCCCGCGGCGGCACGGCGGTCGTCCTACTCCTGCCGCAGAAGCTCATCAAGCCCCTGCCCCGGCCCCGGATCGACTCGTCCGCGGCGCCCGCACGCGGCCTCGCGCCGTCCCCCGCATCGGCGTTCTCCGCGCCGGTCCCCTCCGGGACCTCGGCCGCCGCCGACCCCACACCACCGCCGGCCGCGACCCCCACCGCGACCGCTGCGGACCAGGCGGAGAAGGCGGAGAACGGTCTGCCCCAGCGCCGCCGCGGCATGACCCTCGCCGCCGCGGAGAAGGCCAGGCCCGCTCCCGCCGACTCCGGACCCGCCACCCCGACGAAGGGGTTCGGTGCGTTCCGCTCGGCGGTACGCGGCCAGGACCCGACCGGATCATCGAAGGACGCCTGA